One region of Brachybacterium saurashtrense genomic DNA includes:
- a CDS encoding tagaturonate epimerase family protein: MTLRTDTLAASITYEGSARALRLDAPTAQALAAFEGTASAAGDGHVLTGPLSTANATALQAAFPALRPARIGGHRTSVGTGDRIGLATPGQARAFAAEGGAVMPVLAQQSIREMDRLGRSARTVMDEAVFGLVEAGWEGGFGADCDHIKTTEGIDRGLEAGFVMFTLDPGDHVADVTSGVTRADAEALPWDRLEDTLPDLLRRYAGTTLDVGHSQIRVTEQDVLTAAVKYGRAVVDAMRLYRHLIDAAQHEVEIEFAVDETAWQTSFFEHHYLASELTRLGASWFSFAPRYVDGFEKGLDFLGDAEELRTNLEAHHAIAEQFGGYKISLHSGSDKFSIYPLCVEATEGLVHLKTSGTSYLCGVEVVAAHDPELFATIWDISRASYVKARASYQVSAHEDRTPTSLEGVDLRELIRSADARQILHVGYGDSLNGTDASGASIHDRFLATVAGHQAEHSDIVAAHIGRHLAPFAAAPARI; encoded by the coding sequence ATGACCCTGCGCACCGACACCCTCGCGGCGAGCATCACCTACGAGGGCTCCGCCCGAGCCCTGCGGCTGGACGCGCCCACGGCCCAGGCCCTCGCCGCCTTCGAGGGGACCGCCTCCGCCGCCGGCGACGGCCATGTGCTCACCGGCCCGCTGTCCACCGCGAACGCCACGGCGCTGCAGGCGGCCTTCCCCGCCCTGCGCCCGGCACGGATCGGCGGGCACCGCACCTCCGTGGGCACCGGCGACCGGATCGGCCTGGCCACCCCCGGGCAGGCCCGCGCCTTCGCCGCCGAGGGCGGCGCCGTGATGCCCGTGCTCGCCCAGCAGTCGATCCGCGAGATGGACCGCCTGGGCCGCAGCGCCCGCACCGTCATGGACGAGGCCGTCTTCGGCCTGGTCGAGGCGGGCTGGGAGGGCGGCTTCGGCGCGGACTGCGACCACATCAAGACCACCGAGGGCATCGACCGCGGGCTCGAGGCCGGCTTCGTGATGTTCACCCTGGATCCCGGGGACCACGTCGCCGACGTCACCTCCGGTGTCACGCGGGCCGATGCCGAGGCCCTGCCCTGGGACCGGCTCGAGGACACCCTGCCGGATCTGCTCCGGCGCTACGCGGGCACCACCCTGGACGTGGGGCACTCGCAGATCCGCGTCACCGAGCAGGACGTGCTCACCGCCGCGGTGAAGTACGGCCGCGCGGTGGTGGACGCGATGCGCCTGTACCGCCATCTGATCGACGCCGCGCAGCACGAGGTGGAGATCGAGTTCGCCGTGGACGAGACCGCCTGGCAGACCAGCTTCTTCGAGCACCACTACCTGGCCTCGGAGCTCACCCGCCTGGGCGCCTCCTGGTTCAGCTTCGCCCCGCGCTACGTGGACGGCTTCGAGAAGGGCCTGGACTTCCTGGGCGACGCGGAGGAGCTGCGCACCAACCTCGAGGCGCACCACGCGATCGCCGAGCAGTTCGGCGGCTACAAGATCTCGCTGCACTCCGGCTCGGACAAGTTCTCGATCTACCCGCTGTGCGTGGAGGCCACCGAGGGGCTGGTGCACCTGAAGACCTCCGGCACCAGCTACCTGTGCGGGGTGGAGGTGGTGGCCGCCCATGATCCGGAGCTGTTCGCCACGATCTGGGACATCTCCCGCGCCTCCTACGTGAAGGCGCGTGCGAGCTACCAGGTCTCCGCCCATGAGGACCGCACCCCCACCTCCCTGGAAGGCGTGGACCTGCGCGAGCTGATCCGCTCGGCCGATGCCCGTCAGATCCTGCACGTGGGCTACGGCGACTCCCTGAACGGCACGGACGCCTCGGGCGCCTCGATCCACGACCGCTTCCTCGCGACCGTCGCCGGGCACCAGGCCGAGCACAGCGACATCGTGGCCGCCCACATCGGCCGGCACCTCGCCCCCTTCGCGGCCGCCCCGGCGAGGATCTGA
- a CDS encoding LacI family DNA-binding transcriptional regulator, whose product MAVTLKDVARRAGVSVATASRAFQRPEMLGEATLQTVRTAAEELGYVPNRTARALITGRSGVYGVIVPDLENPFFPAVLKGAQARAQQLGAQLLITDAGESPEGELPLVRTLAPQVDGILLCSSRMDEDSLREAASLTPLSLVNRVSPDLPGVFADPEPGIPSALRHLRRMGHRRIGYVGGPRISRSDKVRRRVIARLCEESGLEWIEIGAFAPTAEGGHDGAEAVLQTDATAVLVYNDLMALALMERLRSYGIDVPGQVSLVGWDDIAFATMAAPGLATVQVPRYDMGVTGISLLHERVFGLSREPGRSARIGLPTRFLPRGSIARVAGEETVPAGSGTLRA is encoded by the coding sequence ATGGCGGTGACGCTCAAGGACGTGGCGCGGCGGGCAGGGGTGTCGGTGGCGACGGCCTCCCGCGCGTTCCAGCGGCCCGAGATGCTGGGGGAGGCCACCCTTCAGACCGTGCGCACCGCCGCGGAGGAGCTCGGCTACGTCCCCAATCGCACCGCCCGCGCGCTCATCACCGGCCGCAGCGGCGTGTACGGCGTGATCGTGCCCGATCTGGAGAACCCGTTCTTCCCCGCCGTGCTCAAAGGGGCGCAGGCGCGCGCCCAGCAGCTCGGCGCCCAGCTGCTGATCACCGACGCGGGGGAGTCGCCGGAGGGCGAGCTGCCGCTGGTGCGCACCCTCGCGCCCCAGGTGGACGGGATCCTGCTGTGCTCGAGCCGCATGGACGAGGACTCGCTGCGCGAGGCCGCCTCGCTCACGCCGCTGAGCCTGGTCAACCGTGTCTCCCCGGACCTGCCCGGCGTGTTCGCCGATCCCGAGCCCGGCATCCCCTCCGCCCTCCGCCACCTGCGCCGGATGGGCCATCGCCGGATCGGCTACGTGGGCGGCCCCCGGATCAGCCGCTCCGACAAGGTGCGTCGGCGCGTCATCGCCCGCCTCTGCGAGGAGTCCGGGCTCGAGTGGATCGAGATCGGCGCCTTCGCCCCCACGGCCGAGGGTGGCCACGACGGGGCCGAGGCCGTGCTGCAGACCGACGCCACCGCCGTGCTGGTCTACAACGACCTCATGGCGCTCGCCCTCATGGAGCGGCTGCGCAGCTACGGCATCGACGTCCCCGGCCAGGTCAGCCTGGTGGGATGGGACGACATCGCCTTCGCCACGATGGCCGCCCCGGGCCTGGCCACCGTGCAGGTGCCGCGGTACGACATGGGCGTCACCGGCATCTCGCTGCTGCACGAGAGGGTCTTCGGCCTCTCCCGGGAGCCGGGTCGCAGCGCCCGCATCGGCCTGCCCACCCGTTTCCTCCCCCGTGGATCGATCGCCCGCGTCGCCGGGGAGGAGACGGTCCCGGCGGGCTCCGGTACCCTCCGGGCATGA